A region from the Melioribacter roseus P3M-2 genome encodes:
- a CDS encoding SDR family oxidoreductase, which translates to MKYSMDDIKGKVCAVTGGGGVIGSVFCEGLADAGAKVAVFYNSNKQKADALVEKINSAYPGSAISVQANVLDKDSLLNAKKTINEKYGKLDVLVNCAGGNHPKATTQLEFLTEKDLNDISKSFFGLELEGFRNVFDLNFMGTVLPTMILAEDMLGRGGVIVNISSMNSYKPLTKIPAYSAAKAAVNNLTEWLAVHFAKANIRVNAIAPGFFLTDQNRFLLVDKETEQLTERGKKIINGTPMGRFGEPEELVGTLLYLVSDISKFVTGVVIPVDGGFNAYSGV; encoded by the coding sequence ATGAAATATTCAATGGACGACATCAAGGGTAAAGTTTGCGCTGTAACTGGCGGCGGGGGCGTTATCGGTTCGGTCTTTTGCGAAGGATTAGCCGATGCAGGCGCAAAAGTAGCCGTCTTTTACAATTCCAATAAGCAAAAAGCCGACGCTCTGGTTGAAAAAATAAATTCCGCCTATCCCGGAAGCGCCATCAGCGTCCAGGCAAACGTGCTCGACAAGGATTCGCTTCTGAATGCAAAAAAAACTATTAACGAAAAATACGGCAAGCTCGACGTGCTCGTAAATTGCGCCGGCGGCAACCATCCGAAAGCTACAACTCAATTGGAATTCTTGACCGAAAAAGATCTTAATGATATAAGTAAAAGTTTTTTCGGATTGGAGCTGGAAGGATTCAGAAACGTGTTCGATCTTAATTTTATGGGGACGGTGCTGCCGACAATGATATTGGCTGAAGACATGCTCGGCAGAGGGGGAGTTATCGTTAATATATCGTCGATGAATTCGTATAAACCATTGACGAAAATTCCGGCATATTCGGCTGCAAAAGCCGCGGTAAACAATTTGACCGAATGGCTTGCCGTTCATTTTGCCAAAGCCAATATCCGTGTCAATGCAATCGCGCCGGGTTTCTTTTTAACCGACCAGAACAGATTTTTGTTGGTAGACAAAGAAACAGAACAATTGACCGAACGAGGAAAGAAAATAATTAACGGCACTCCGATGGGTCGTTTCGGCGAACCGGAAGAATTGGTCGGCACTTTACTCTACCTGGTCTCCGATATTTCTAAATTTGTTACGGGAGTGGTTATTCCCGTCGACGGAGGATTTAACGCTTACAGCGGAGTTTAA
- a CDS encoding sugar kinase: protein MSTGLNIKKEGQYDLVSLGALVHRLDPGIIPFRKATECKIHVSGGEYNVAANLADCFRMKTAIVTALVKYPIGELIRERVRAMGVEGIYKEFEHNGVNGPNMAAVYSDRGFGARAPVVFYNRSNEAAALLKPGDIKWDSIFEKGVRWFHSGGIFAALSETTGELIIEGMKAAKKSGAITSFDLNYRAKLWNIWGGEEKAAEVISRIVEHVDVLVGNEEDLQKGLGIPGPEVTAKSKLDPSVFLAMIEDVTKKFPNVKVVATTLREVHSTNRHSWSAVAWINGQSYQAPTAQLDVYDRVGGGDGFASGFIYGLLNDEDPEQAVKLGWSHGALLTTYPGDTTMASIDEVRAFAKGGSARIQR, encoded by the coding sequence ATGAGCACAGGACTTAACATCAAAAAAGAAGGACAATACGATTTGGTGTCATTGGGAGCGCTGGTTCATCGCCTCGATCCCGGCATTATACCTTTTAGAAAAGCTACGGAATGCAAAATACACGTCAGCGGCGGCGAATACAATGTAGCCGCCAACCTGGCTGATTGTTTTCGTATGAAAACCGCTATTGTTACAGCTTTGGTCAAATACCCAATCGGCGAATTGATTCGCGAACGCGTCCGCGCTATGGGCGTAGAAGGAATTTATAAAGAGTTCGAACATAACGGCGTCAACGGTCCTAATATGGCTGCTGTCTATAGCGACAGGGGATTCGGGGCGCGCGCTCCTGTGGTTTTTTATAATCGTTCCAATGAAGCTGCAGCGCTCCTGAAACCGGGGGACATCAAATGGGACTCGATTTTTGAAAAAGGAGTCCGATGGTTCCACAGCGGAGGAATTTTTGCGGCTTTGTCCGAAACCACCGGAGAACTGATTATCGAAGGAATGAAAGCCGCAAAAAAATCGGGCGCAATTACAAGTTTCGACTTGAATTACAGAGCCAAATTGTGGAATATCTGGGGCGGAGAAGAAAAAGCAGCCGAAGTTATTTCACGTATCGTTGAGCATGTGGACGTTTTGGTCGGTAACGAAGAAGACCTTCAAAAAGGTTTGGGAATTCCGGGACCGGAAGTTACCGCTAAATCGAAACTAGACCCCTCCGTATTTCTTGCAATGATTGAAGACGTCACCAAAAAATTTCCAAATGTAAAAGTAGTCGCTACGACACTGAGAGAAGTCCATTCGACCAATCGTCACAGTTGGAGCGCTGTGGCGTGGATTAACGGTCAATCGTATCAGGCTCCTACGGCTCAACTCGACGTTTACGACAGAGTCGGCGGCGGCGACGGATTTGCATCGGGCTTCATATACGGACTTTTAAACGACGAAGATCCGGAGCAAGCCGTTAAACTCGGCTGGTCTCACGGAGCCTTGCTAACTACTTATCCCGGAGACACCACTATGGCATCCATCGACGAAGTACGGGCTTTTGCCAAAGGCGGTTCCGCACGAATTCAACGTTAG
- a CDS encoding lactate racemase domain-containing protein, protein MIYCAVGSKDSEISLNRAKEYLYESLDKIGSRKKVLAIPPDFTRYHSKAGELTNLIYEYYGDKLKDILPALGTHAPMSESEIKTMFGEIPLKLFRVHRWREDLATLGIVPEEYVYEVSEGKVKYSWPAQVNKLLVEGKHDLILSVGQVVPHEVIGMANYNKNIFVGTGGKEGINKSHFLGAAYGMEKIMGRADNPVRKVLNYASDNFAKDLPIVYILTVVGKNENNELVLKGLFIGDDYECFKMAAELSLQVNFEMLDAPLEKVVVYLDPHEFKSTWLGNKSIYRTRMAIADRGELIVLAPGLKEFGEDKEIDRLIRKYGYRTTPEILKFVDENSELKENLSAAAHLIHGSSENRFTVRYCPGNLSREEIESVNFEYGDLNEMLKKYNPEKLTDGFNTMPDGEKIFFISNPALGLWAYKGRFQN, encoded by the coding sequence ATGATTTATTGCGCAGTCGGTTCAAAAGATTCGGAAATTAGTTTGAACCGGGCTAAAGAATATCTGTATGAATCGCTCGATAAAATCGGATCGAGAAAGAAAGTTCTCGCCATTCCGCCTGATTTTACGAGATATCATTCTAAGGCGGGCGAGTTAACTAATTTAATTTATGAATATTACGGAGATAAACTCAAGGATATTCTGCCAGCTTTGGGAACTCATGCCCCGATGTCCGAAAGCGAAATTAAAACTATGTTCGGGGAAATACCTCTAAAATTATTCCGAGTGCATCGATGGCGCGAGGATCTTGCTACTCTCGGTATAGTGCCTGAAGAATATGTCTATGAGGTCTCGGAAGGAAAAGTAAAATATTCATGGCCTGCACAGGTTAATAAATTATTAGTGGAAGGCAAACATGATTTAATCCTTTCCGTCGGACAGGTAGTGCCGCATGAAGTTATCGGAATGGCAAATTATAATAAAAACATTTTTGTGGGCACAGGCGGCAAGGAAGGAATCAACAAAAGTCATTTCCTGGGAGCAGCTTACGGAATGGAGAAAATAATGGGCAGGGCAGACAATCCCGTCCGGAAAGTGCTAAATTACGCTTCGGACAATTTCGCAAAAGATTTACCGATAGTCTATATTTTGACGGTTGTAGGAAAAAACGAGAATAACGAACTTGTGCTTAAAGGCTTGTTTATAGGCGACGATTACGAATGTTTTAAAATGGCGGCCGAACTTTCCCTTCAGGTTAATTTTGAAATGCTCGATGCGCCGCTCGAAAAGGTGGTCGTATATCTCGACCCGCATGAATTTAAGAGCACATGGCTCGGCAACAAAAGCATTTACAGAACCAGAATGGCTATTGCAGACCGCGGAGAGTTGATTGTGCTTGCTCCCGGTCTGAAAGAATTCGGCGAGGACAAAGAAATCGACAGATTGATAAGAAAATACGGCTACAGAACTACTCCGGAAATTCTTAAATTTGTGGATGAAAACAGCGAACTTAAGGAAAATTTAAGCGCCGCTGCGCATCTGATTCACGGTTCGTCTGAAAACAGGTTTACTGTCAGATATTGTCCCGGCAATTTATCCAGAGAAGAAATTGAGAGCGTTAATTTTGAGTACGGCGACTTAAATGAAATGTTAAAAAAATATAATCCTGAAAAATTAACAGACGGTTTTAATACAATGCCCGACGGAGAAAAGATTTTCTTCATTTCGAATCCCGCTCTCGGTCTCTGGGCTTATAAAGGAAGATTTCAAAATTAA
- the gnd gene encoding decarboxylating NADP(+)-dependent phosphogluconate dehydrogenase — protein sequence MSKADIGLIGLAVMGENLVLNMESHGFTVAVYNRTTSKVDDFINGRAKGKNIIGTHSLEELVSNLKKPRKVMLMVKAGKPVDDFIEALIPLLEQGDIIIDGGNSNFQDTIRRTKYVEEKGLFFIGTGVSGGEEGALKGPSIMPGGSPKAWEYVKPIFQSIAAKVEGGSPCCDWVGENGAGHFVKMVHNGIEYGDMQLICETYQIMKDLLGLSYDEMHQIFKEWNEGELESYLIEITRDILAYKDTDGQPLVEKILDTAGQKGTGKWTVIASMEAGVPLTLIGEAVYARSLSALKEERVEASKIISGPKPKFEGDKKQFINDLMHALYASKIISYAQGFMLMREAAKDYGWNLNYGGIALMWRGGCIIRSKFLGKIKEAYDKNPDLSNLILDPFFKEKVESSQESWRRVVTTAISNGIWAPALSTALNFFDGYRHERLPANLLQAQRDYFGAHTYERVDRPRGEFFHTNWTGHGGTTSSTTYNV from the coding sequence ATGAGTAAAGCAGATATCGGTCTGATAGGACTTGCCGTAATGGGAGAAAATCTCGTCCTCAATATGGAAAGTCACGGATTTACCGTTGCGGTTTATAACAGAACCACTTCTAAAGTGGACGATTTCATCAACGGAAGAGCCAAAGGCAAAAATATTATCGGTACGCATTCGCTGGAAGAATTGGTGTCGAATCTCAAAAAGCCTCGTAAAGTAATGCTTATGGTAAAAGCCGGTAAGCCGGTCGACGATTTTATAGAAGCGTTAATTCCTCTTTTGGAGCAGGGCGATATAATTATCGACGGAGGCAATTCGAATTTTCAAGACACTATTCGAAGAACAAAGTACGTTGAAGAAAAAGGATTGTTCTTCATCGGAACCGGCGTTTCCGGCGGCGAAGAAGGCGCATTAAAAGGTCCTTCGATTATGCCGGGCGGTTCGCCGAAAGCCTGGGAATATGTCAAACCGATATTCCAATCGATAGCAGCCAAAGTTGAAGGCGGTTCGCCTTGCTGCGATTGGGTCGGAGAAAACGGCGCCGGTCATTTCGTTAAAATGGTTCATAACGGCATCGAATACGGCGACATGCAGTTGATTTGCGAAACTTATCAGATTATGAAAGATTTGTTGGGACTTTCTTACGACGAGATGCATCAAATTTTCAAAGAATGGAACGAAGGCGAACTCGAAAGTTATCTAATTGAAATTACACGCGACATACTGGCTTATAAAGATACCGACGGTCAGCCGCTGGTGGAAAAGATACTCGATACGGCGGGGCAAAAAGGAACGGGTAAATGGACGGTTATCGCTTCGATGGAAGCCGGCGTCCCGCTAACTCTAATAGGCGAAGCCGTTTATGCAAGGTCGCTCTCTGCATTGAAAGAAGAACGAGTTGAAGCTTCGAAAATAATCTCCGGTCCAAAACCTAAATTCGAAGGCGATAAAAAACAATTTATAAATGATTTAATGCACGCATTGTACGCTTCGAAAATTATTTCATACGCGCAGGGATTTATGTTAATGCGCGAAGCGGCAAAAGATTACGGCTGGAATCTCAATTACGGAGGTATTGCTTTGATGTGGCGCGGTGGATGCATTATCCGTTCTAAATTCCTCGGAAAAATTAAAGAGGCGTACGACAAAAATCCCGATTTGTCGAACTTGATTCTCGATCCGTTCTTTAAAGAAAAAGTGGAATCGTCGCAGGAATCGTGGCGTAGAGTTGTTACAACTGCAATAAGCAACGGTATCTGGGCGCCCGCTCTATCGACGGCTTTGAATTTCTTCGACGGCTACCGACATGAAAGACTTCCAGCAAATCTTCTGCAGGCGCAAAGAGATTATTTCGGAGCACACACTTATGAACGCGTCGACAGACCGAGAGGAGAATTTTTCCATACAAACTGGACTGGACATGGCGGAACGACATCTTCGACTACATATAATGTCTGA
- the tkt gene encoding transketolase: MQNNDVKKLAANTIRILAAEGVQKANSGHPGMPMGMADVAMVLWTEFLKHNPDDPKWHNRDRFVLSAGHGSMLIYTLLYLSGYDITLDELKSFRQWGSRTAGHPEYGLLPGIETTTGPLGQGFGNGIGMAIAAKMTAARFNDDKNQLFGKHFIYAIVSDGDLMEGVSHEAASIAGHLKLGNIIYFYDDNNITIEGDTSITFSEDIEKRFESYGWQVLKTDAYNHDEIRNAINKAQQETEKPTIIITKSHIGFGSPNKVDTAEVHGSPLGEEELIETKKNLGWPLDKEFYVPEDVKKLFDDRKAELKKEYDNWQKNFEEWKKSNPEKADEFNKYITNWLPENIEEELLNAAPKEPGATRSLSGKVIQKIARLVPNFVGGSADLAPSTNTYMKEFDAVAPGKFEGKNFHFGIREHGMGAILNGMALYGGFRPFGATFFVFSDYMRPTIRLAALMEIPVTYVFTHDSIFVGEDGPTHQPVEHLAVLRAIPNVTVFRPADGVETAMAWSFALKHKEGPVALVLTRQKIEAFERRSDFEPKEVLKGAYIVSKEKGDKPDLVIAASGSEVPVAAEAAKLLSDAYSVRVVSIPSKELFVKQSDDYKKSIFPENAPVVVIEAASMMGWGDLFRQKLLTIGMERFGASGPYKTLAEKFGFTGPQVAAKIKEWLG, encoded by the coding sequence ATGCAAAACAATGATGTCAAAAAATTAGCTGCGAATACTATTCGAATACTGGCAGCCGAAGGTGTCCAGAAAGCAAATTCGGGTCATCCGGGTATGCCGATGGGAATGGCTGACGTGGCTATGGTTCTATGGACCGAATTTCTGAAACACAATCCCGACGACCCGAAATGGCATAACAGGGATCGGTTCGTATTGTCTGCGGGTCACGGCTCGATGCTTATTTATACTCTGTTGTATCTTAGCGGTTACGATATTACGCTCGACGAACTGAAATCTTTCAGACAGTGGGGCAGCCGAACCGCAGGTCATCCCGAATACGGACTTCTTCCCGGTATTGAAACGACAACCGGACCGCTCGGACAGGGATTCGGAAATGGAATCGGGATGGCAATTGCAGCTAAAATGACGGCTGCGCGTTTCAACGACGACAAGAATCAACTTTTCGGCAAACATTTTATTTATGCGATTGTAAGCGACGGCGATTTGATGGAGGGCGTTTCGCACGAAGCCGCCTCGATTGCAGGTCATCTCAAACTCGGCAATATAATTTATTTTTACGACGACAATAATATTACTATCGAAGGCGATACTTCGATTACTTTCTCGGAAGATATCGAAAAACGATTCGAATCTTACGGATGGCAGGTGCTGAAAACAGACGCTTATAATCACGATGAAATACGCAATGCAATCAACAAAGCTCAGCAGGAAACCGAAAAACCGACCATTATAATTACAAAGTCGCATATCGGTTTCGGAAGTCCGAATAAAGTCGACACAGCCGAGGTTCACGGTTCGCCTCTGGGCGAAGAAGAATTGATAGAGACAAAGAAAAACTTGGGTTGGCCTCTCGATAAAGAGTTCTATGTGCCTGAAGATGTGAAAAAATTGTTCGATGACAGGAAAGCCGAGCTAAAGAAAGAATATGACAATTGGCAGAAAAATTTCGAGGAATGGAAAAAGAGCAATCCCGAAAAAGCCGACGAATTTAATAAATATATTACAAATTGGCTGCCTGAAAACATCGAAGAAGAATTACTGAATGCCGCTCCGAAAGAGCCAGGCGCAACTAGATCATTGTCCGGTAAAGTAATTCAAAAGATTGCCCGGCTGGTTCCGAATTTTGTTGGCGGTTCGGCTGATCTGGCTCCTTCTACTAATACGTATATGAAAGAATTCGACGCGGTAGCTCCGGGAAAATTCGAAGGCAAAAATTTCCATTTCGGAATACGCGAACACGGGATGGGCGCTATTCTGAACGGAATGGCTCTCTACGGCGGTTTCAGACCCTTCGGAGCAACTTTCTTTGTATTCTCCGATTATATGCGCCCGACGATAAGGCTTGCCGCTTTAATGGAAATACCGGTTACTTATGTATTCACGCACGATTCGATTTTTGTGGGCGAAGACGGTCCGACTCATCAGCCGGTCGAACATTTAGCGGTTTTAAGAGCAATTCCTAATGTGACCGTATTCAGACCCGCCGACGGAGTTGAAACAGCGATGGCGTGGTCGTTTGCCCTTAAACATAAAGAAGGCCCTGTAGCGCTGGTTTTGACTCGTCAAAAAATCGAAGCCTTTGAAAGAAGATCGGATTTCGAACCGAAGGAAGTTCTCAAAGGAGCTTACATTGTTTCGAAAGAAAAAGGCGATAAACCCGACCTTGTAATCGCAGCAAGCGGCTCCGAAGTGCCGGTGGCGGCAGAAGCGGCTAAATTACTCTCCGACGCTTATTCGGTGCGGGTAGTGTCGATTCCGTCGAAAGAACTTTTTGTTAAACAAAGCGACGATTACAAAAAATCGATTTTCCCGGAAAACGCGCCGGTAGTGGTTATCGAAGCGGCTTCGATGATGGGATGGGGCGACTTGTTCCGTCAAAAACTTCTTACAATCGGAATGGAAAGATTCGGCGCGTCGGGACCGTACAAAACGCTAGCGGAAAAATTCGGATTTACCGGTCCGCAGGTTGCAGCCAAAATTAAAGAATGGCTCGGTTAA
- the kduI gene encoding 5-dehydro-4-deoxy-D-glucuronate isomerase, which produces MEVRYSPDKNGFKKMTTDELRQSFLIESLFVKNEVPMVYSDIDRSITGSAVPAGKELTLTASKKEMAAEFFCERREVGVLNIGNKGKIILDGAEYTMNFRDALYIGRGTKEVKFLSDDPDKPAEFYFVSYPAHKEYPSKHIKYEDAIHRNLGSMESSNKRTIHQYILPEILPTCQLAMGLTELEEGCVWNTMPAHTHQRRSEVYMYFNLSEDDFVVHLIGDPKETRHLIIRDRQAVLSTSWSLHSGCGTRSYSFIWAMGGENQAFDDMDHIPMKELR; this is translated from the coding sequence ATGGAAGTACGTTACTCCCCCGATAAAAACGGTTTTAAGAAAATGACAACCGACGAACTTCGTCAGTCGTTTTTGATCGAAAGCCTTTTTGTCAAAAACGAAGTCCCGATGGTCTATTCCGACATCGACAGGTCGATTACAGGCTCTGCGGTGCCTGCAGGAAAAGAACTTACGTTGACCGCGTCAAAAAAAGAAATGGCGGCTGAGTTCTTTTGCGAAAGGAGGGAAGTAGGAGTATTGAATATCGGCAACAAAGGAAAGATTATCCTCGACGGCGCAGAATACACGATGAATTTCAGAGACGCGCTTTATATTGGCAGAGGCACAAAAGAAGTGAAATTTTTGAGCGACGACCCCGACAAACCCGCCGAGTTCTATTTTGTCAGTTATCCGGCGCATAAAGAATATCCTTCGAAGCATATCAAATACGAAGACGCAATCCACAGGAATTTGGGCTCGATGGAATCGTCGAACAAGAGAACTATTCATCAATATATATTGCCGGAAATTTTGCCTACATGCCAGCTTGCAATGGGATTGACCGAATTGGAAGAAGGATGCGTATGGAACACAATGCCGGCTCATACGCATCAGAGACGTTCCGAAGTGTATATGTATTTTAACTTGAGCGAAGACGATTTTGTTGTACATTTAATCGGCGATCCGAAAGAAACACGGCACTTGATAATACGAGACCGTCAGGCTGTCTTGTCGACCAGCTGGTCGCTCCACTCGGGCTGCGGAACCAGGAGTTATTCATTTATCTGGGCTATGGGCGGAGAAAATCAAGCCTTCGACGACATGGATCACATTCCAATGAAAGAATTAAGATAA
- a CDS encoding SDR family oxidoreductase — protein MILDKFKLDGKIALVTGSNQGIGQKYAQALAEAGADIIGVSYVNDFTETEKLVKAAGRNFKSYVSDFSDRKSLYGFIEQVKKDFPRIDILVNNAGTILRKPIAEHPDEYWDKVIEVNLSAQFILTREIGRDMVERGYGKIVFIASLLSFQGGILVPGYAASKGGVKQLTMAFANEWASKGVTVNAIAPGYIATENTRPLREDPVRNKAIQDRIPAGRWGLPEDLMGAMVFLCSDASSYVNGTVLVVDGGWMAR, from the coding sequence ATGATTCTCGATAAATTCAAACTCGACGGTAAAATTGCATTGGTTACAGGCTCGAATCAGGGGATCGGTCAAAAATACGCTCAGGCTCTGGCTGAAGCCGGAGCGGATATTATCGGCGTCTCGTATGTAAATGATTTTACCGAAACCGAAAAGCTTGTAAAAGCCGCCGGACGGAATTTTAAATCTTATGTAAGCGACTTTTCCGACAGAAAATCGCTCTACGGTTTTATTGAACAGGTCAAAAAAGATTTTCCCCGAATTGATATTCTTGTTAATAACGCGGGCACAATTTTACGCAAGCCGATAGCCGAACATCCGGACGAGTACTGGGATAAGGTTATCGAAGTTAACTTATCTGCGCAATTTATTTTGACGCGTGAAATCGGCAGAGACATGGTCGAAAGAGGATACGGGAAAATCGTCTTTATTGCCTCGCTTTTGTCTTTCCAGGGTGGTATATTGGTACCCGGATATGCCGCATCGAAAGGAGGAGTTAAACAATTGACGATGGCGTTTGCCAACGAGTGGGCTTCGAAAGGCGTTACCGTAAACGCAATTGCTCCCGGATATATTGCAACTGAAAATACCCGACCGCTAAGGGAAGACCCCGTAAGAAACAAAGCCATTCAAGATAGAATTCCTGCAGGCAGATGGGGCCTTCCGGAGGATCTTATGGGCGCAATGGTTTTCCTCTGCTCGGATGCTTCAAGTTATGTTAACGGTACTGTTCTGGTAGTAGACGGTGGTTGGATGGCTCGATAG
- a CDS encoding TonB family protein, with product MKGILFVIPFLIYSCSFFSNIEKERALEKPVLLKTIELYYPKEALDNNIQGKVDLMIFVDTTGSVSDIKLIKSSGFKILDTAAINYSSKLKFLPIKEDGKKVARWIKWNVNYKIDEKPMEPEMINLFVFYKASDYVHESTETAIDMFCKLADNYKFRIDCSDDSTKINTENLKNYDLLVFLNTSGDILDEKGKRALMEFSKTGKGFVGIHSATATLEDWDWYCNFIGACFEDHPEIQDAVVKVVNKNHLSTKHLPDTFVWKDEWYNWKKLPENVEVLVTVDEKTYKGGKHGDFHPVSWCKEIDKFRIWYTALGHLPEHYTDQNFIKHIVGGIYWAANK from the coding sequence ATGAAAGGAATACTATTTGTTATTCCTTTCCTTATTTATTCTTGTTCTTTTTTTAGTAATATAGAGAAGGAAAGGGCGCTCGAAAAACCCGTTCTCCTGAAAACAATCGAATTGTATTATCCGAAGGAAGCTTTGGATAATAATATTCAGGGCAAAGTGGATTTAATGATTTTTGTCGATACTACGGGAAGCGTAAGCGACATTAAATTGATTAAATCCTCGGGCTTCAAGATTCTCGATACCGCCGCAATTAATTATTCGAGTAAGTTGAAATTCCTTCCCATTAAAGAAGACGGCAAAAAAGTTGCCCGATGGATTAAATGGAATGTAAATTACAAAATCGATGAAAAGCCGATGGAACCTGAAATGATTAATTTGTTCGTTTTCTACAAAGCGTCCGATTATGTGCACGAATCGACCGAAACGGCAATCGACATGTTTTGTAAACTTGCGGATAACTATAAATTCCGGATCGATTGCTCGGACGATTCCACGAAAATCAATACTGAAAATCTGAAAAATTACGACCTTCTGGTTTTTCTGAATACATCGGGCGACATTCTGGATGAAAAAGGGAAACGCGCTCTTATGGAATTCTCCAAAACGGGAAAGGGTTTCGTCGGTATTCATTCCGCAACCGCGACATTGGAAGACTGGGATTGGTACTGCAATTTTATAGGCGCTTGTTTTGAAGACCATCCGGAAATTCAGGATGCGGTTGTAAAAGTTGTAAATAAAAATCATCTTTCAACAAAACATCTGCCCGATACTTTTGTCTGGAAAGATGAGTGGTATAACTGGAAAAAATTACCCGAAAATGTTGAAGTTCTTGTTACAGTTGACGAAAAGACTTATAAAGGGGGAAAACACGGCGATTTTCACCCTGTCTCTTGGTGCAAAGAAATCGATAAATTCAGAATCTGGTATACCGCGTTGGGACATCTCCCGGAGCACTATACCGACCAGAATTTTATTAAACATATAGTAGGCGGAATTTATTGGGCTGCAAATAAATAG
- a CDS encoding aldo/keto reductase, with protein MIYREIGKSGLNASVIAFGAWAIGGWMWGGSDEKDSIDAIYAAIDNGINLIDTAPAYGFGYSEEIVGKAVKGKRDKVLIATKCGLRWDLEKGEFFFYTTEKGAADESTPGAMKIYKYLHPESIRYEIEQSLRRLQTDYIDLYQTHWQESTTPIEDTMAELTKLKDEGKIRAIGVSNATVEQMKRYGAIDSDQEKYNMLHRKIEEQGNLDYCYENKIAVLAYSPLSQGLLTGKISPDRKYNEGDLRRNNPLFTPENINKVNSMLKEFEPIAEKHEVSVAQLVCAWTFNRKGITHLLCGARNRRQVIENAGAGSVQLSREDIDTINSIYSKYFEQ; from the coding sequence ATGATTTACAGAGAAATTGGAAAATCCGGACTGAATGCCTCTGTAATAGCATTCGGCGCTTGGGCAATCGGCGGCTGGATGTGGGGCGGCAGCGACGAAAAAGATAGTATCGACGCCATTTATGCGGCTATCGACAACGGAATCAACTTGATCGATACCGCTCCCGCATACGGCTTCGGTTATTCCGAAGAAATCGTAGGCAAAGCCGTTAAAGGCAAACGGGATAAAGTTTTAATTGCTACCAAATGCGGTTTGAGATGGGACCTGGAAAAAGGCGAGTTCTTTTTCTATACGACGGAAAAAGGAGCTGCGGACGAATCGACTCCCGGAGCGATGAAAATCTATAAATATCTTCATCCCGAATCGATTCGTTATGAAATAGAGCAAAGCCTGAGAAGACTCCAGACCGATTATATCGATTTATACCAAACTCACTGGCAGGAATCGACAACTCCGATTGAAGATACAATGGCGGAATTGACCAAATTAAAAGACGAAGGCAAAATAAGAGCCATCGGAGTATCTAATGCGACGGTCGAACAGATGAAAAGATACGGAGCGATCGATTCCGACCAGGAAAAATATAATATGCTCCACAGAAAAATCGAAGAACAGGGCAATCTTGACTACTGTTACGAAAATAAGATTGCAGTTCTGGCATACTCGCCGCTTTCGCAGGGCTTGTTGACCGGAAAAATTTCACCCGACAGAAAATACAACGAAGGCGACCTGAGACGCAATAATCCTCTGTTTACGCCGGAAAATATCAATAAGGTGAATTCCATGCTGAAAGAATTCGAGCCGATTGCGGAAAAACACGAAGTGTCGGTAGCTCAGCTTGTTTGCGCCTGGACTTTTAACAGAAAAGGGATTACGCATTTGCTCTGCGGCGCAAGAAATCGTCGGCAGGTAATTGAGAATGCTGGAGCGGGTTCGGTTCAGTTAAGTCGGGAAGATATTGATACGATTAATTCTATTTATTCAAAATATTTTGAACAGTGA